cccctaagccctaagccctaagccctaagccctaagccctaagccctaagccctaagccctaagccctaagccctaagccctaagccctaagccctaagccctaagccctaagccctaaggggtgggtcaggtttcggcctgatAGTTTCCACTTTACTGGATTTGTGAATTCTGGTTTATCTCGACACATGTTAAACCCGCGTGATAGAAGCCAGTTTTTAATAATTGTAGTGTCTAGCTTCCATTGACTCCATTCTACTCTCTTTTTCAAATGCTACCAACCTTTTACTTTTCAATGTTCCAGTCATTTTTCCGAATTACATTATCTTATCACCCCCAAGGTTGTCATCCTCTGAAATTTCCAACAAGGTCCCCCCGAAGATGAAAAAGCACATTGCTAAATTTTGGGGCTTTTCCTTTCATATCTGAAAAATGCTGAAGATGGCAAGTACCTTCGACAATCATCATATGTTAAAATATCCAAAGTCTACGTCTCAAAGCCACGCTGTGGAGAATGCCGCGGTTTCAGAGGACGGGTATTCCGACCACAATCGGAGAATGTATGATAATCCCACTCTTGAGCCTCTGGCGCCCGCCACAAGGATCCCGTTGATGATTTTGTTGACAAACTAACAGAGCGGACTTTCGAGTTTTGCCCCTTTTGACCCTTGGGTTCGCTAGCTATCAGCTTGACAGAACCAACATTGCAAGCGCACTCACGGGGAACTTTGCATCCATCATATCGGTTAACCAGAACACTATTAACCTCGGGAATCAACTGATGTTCCTGGGTGTTATTGTACTTGAGATACCATCAAATATCATTCTACACAAGGTATCTAGTAACCCTAGTGAAATGATGCTCGATCACTAAGTTGACATAGATTGGTCCTCGTCAATGGATCAGTGCGCAAGTCTGCATATTTGGAATAGTAGCCTGCCTACAAACGCTTGTGCGCAACAGGACAGGTTTCCTACTCACTAGAACATTTTTGGGTCTTTGTGAAGCTGGATATATTCCTGGTGCAATGTACACACtgtccacttggtatacGAAGGAAGAGTTGACAAGACGAATCGCCATATTTTTTTTCGGCATGTTTGGCGGAACGGCCATTTCTCCACTTCTTGGAGCTGGCCTCTTGAAATTGGACGGGAAAGGTGGTCTCTTTGGCTGGCAATGGATTTTCCTCGGTACGAATGGGACTGATTTGCCAAATATCAAATTAAGCTAACAAATCTGTAGTCGAGGGTCTCTTCTCCATtgtgatgtctttttttctctttttctttcttcccgAGCACAAGGAAGATTCTATATCGTCCAATCAAGTGCAAAGTGTGGAGTTTGGAGGGCTTCGCCCGATGAACAAACCATTGGCCCCCCCTGGCAAAAAGCACATATCACTCAAATTGGTCTGGAAGACATTGACAAACATAAGCAAATGGCCGCATTTTATTGCCACAGGCTGCGTCTTCGCTACATGGAGCCCTCTCACGACATATACTCCGAGCATTTACATGGAACTAGGGTTTCCTCGAATTAAGGCAAATGCACTTTGTGCTATCGGAAGTTTGCTCACTCTCCCCGTTATTTTAATTTTCGCGTGGATGAGCGACAAATCGAAAAAACGGGGCCTGATTGTTATGGTTGCTATCTTCGTCTACTTGATCGCGTTAGTAATTCTGAGAATTTTGATGCACCGTGTGGATAAATGGGGCAAGTTCGGACTCTGGACAACAGTCAATGCTTTAGCTGTGGGCTATCATCCCATTCATAATTCTTGGATACAAATTAACTGCAAGAGCTCTGAAGAGCGGAACATAAGCGTTGCGTGAGTGAAGTCTTTCCCACTGGTCGTTCGCTAAACAGATGAGCTAACAATTATCCTTCAACCTGAAGAATGTGTAAGACTACCAGCCCTATTTTTGGCAGACCACTTCTTTCCAAGAAAACTAACCCAAGGAAGTTGTCATGGCAGCTACGGGGGGGCTTATGGCTGGAACCCAGATATTTCGGGCAGACGAATCAGCCATATTGTACGTCCTTGATTTCGAAAATTACGCACATAACAACGCTAACGATCACTCTGTTGACGACATAGTTATCCGCGAGGGGTTTTAATCATGATTGGGCTTGTGATTTTGGGACTGATTTTCGCATTCTTACAAATCTCGATATACTGGATCCAAAATAGGGGTCTCAAAGCGAAGTCTCCCAGTAGGGCGTTAAACATTTTGTAGTGAGCCCAGGGTGGCTTTTTTT
Above is a genomic segment from Penicillium digitatum chromosome 3, complete sequence containing:
- a CDS encoding Sucrose/H+ symporter, plant, which produces MLKMASTFDNHHMLKYPKSTSQSHAVENAAVSEDGYSDHNRRIADFRVLPLLTLGFASYQLDRTNIASALTGNFASIISVNQNTINLGNQLMFLGVIVLEIPSNIILHKVSSNPSEMMLDH